The following coding sequences lie in one Gorilla gorilla gorilla isolate KB3781 chromosome 5, NHGRI_mGorGor1-v2.1_pri, whole genome shotgun sequence genomic window:
- the LOC101146163 gene encoding probable ribosome biogenesis protein RLP24 — protein MSSQAWCLLGGDPRGFNTCIEKCYFCSGPLYPGHGMMFVHNNCKLFRFCKSKCHKNFKKKCSPRKARWIKAFQNAAGKELTVDNSFEFEKRRNEPIKYQRELWNKTIDAMKQIEEIKQKCQAKFIMNRLNKNKELQKVQGIKEVKQNIHLIQAPLAGKEKQLEEKMVQQLQEHVGMENTS, from the coding sequence atgagCTCTCAAGCTTGGTGTTTGCTTGGTGGGGACCCACGTGGGTTCAACACGTGTATCGAGAAGTGTTATTTCTGTTCAGGGCCCCTCTACCCTGGTCACGGCATGATGTTCGTCCACAACAATTGCAAGTTGTTCAGATTTTGTAAATCTAAATgtcataaaaactttaaaaagaagtgCAGTCCTCGCAAAGCTAGGTGGATCAAAGCATTCCAGAATGCAGCTGGTAAAGAGCTTACAGTGGATAATTCATTTGAATTTGAAAAACGTAGAAATGAACCTATCAAATACCAGCGAGAGCTATGGAATAAAACTATTGATGCAATGAAGCAAATTGAAGAAATCAAACAGAAATGCCAAGctaaatttataatgaacagactgaataaaaataaagagctaCAGAAAGTTCAGGGTATCAAAGAAGTCAAGCAAAACATCCATCTTATTCAAGCCCCTCTTGCAGGCAAAGAGAAGCAGTTGGAAGAGAAAATGGTACAGCAGTTACAAGAGCATGTAGGCATGGAAAACACGTCTTAA